One window from the genome of Deinococcus sp. NW-56 encodes:
- a CDS encoding TM2 domain-containing protein encodes MTRDDRDPALRPDDPQSPRREVPSWVDEVLSAPPMPSPAAPDPAPQVTVASVEPVPTPLSGPDDLRIPEHRPGAPRPQAQPLTPPAHDSARPTLLDSADDWIARATGGTARTPSMPSTPPLSSEPVTHAPAPRQPDPWAMGSPAPHTSGPVPGDIATRRLIAGLLGIVLGAFGVHKLYLGITTPGLIMLGVNIGVWIVALLLGLLLFIVGVVVTLPIAGLISGAVGLLGLIEGILYLTKSDEDFYREYVVGKKPWL; translated from the coding sequence ATGACGCGAGACGACCGCGACCCCGCCCTCCGCCCGGACGACCCGCAATCCCCGCGCCGGGAGGTGCCCTCCTGGGTGGACGAGGTGCTGAGCGCCCCGCCCATGCCGTCACCTGCCGCGCCCGACCCAGCTCCGCAGGTGACGGTGGCGAGCGTGGAGCCCGTGCCCACCCCACTCTCCGGCCCCGACGACCTGCGAATCCCGGAGCACAGGCCGGGGGCGCCGCGCCCGCAGGCCCAGCCCCTGACGCCCCCGGCCCACGACTCCGCGCGGCCCACTCTGCTCGACTCGGCCGACGACTGGATCGCGCGGGCGACGGGCGGGACGGCCAGGACCCCCTCCATGCCGTCCACGCCGCCTCTCTCCAGCGAGCCGGTCACGCACGCCCCTGCCCCGCGTCAGCCCGACCCCTGGGCGATGGGGTCGCCCGCGCCGCACACTTCCGGCCCGGTTCCGGGCGACATCGCCACCCGGCGGTTGATCGCCGGACTGCTGGGCATCGTGCTGGGAGCCTTCGGGGTCCACAAGCTGTACTTGGGAATCACCACGCCGGGGCTGATCATGCTGGGAGTCAATATCGGCGTGTGGATCGTGGCGCTGCTGCTGGGGCTGCTGCTGTTCATCGTCGGCGTGGTGGTGACCCTGCCCATCGCCGGGTTGATCAGCGGGGCGGTGGGGTTGCTGGGGCTGATTGAGGGCATCCTGTACCTCACCAAGTCGGACGAGGACTTTTACCGGGAGTACGTGGTGGGGAAAAAGCCCTGGTTGTGA
- a CDS encoding phenylalanine--tRNA ligase subunit beta: MKLPYSWLKELVPALPPVSDLEPLLASLGLPLEGVEEVPAPAEGVVLATVTQAEPLPGTALTRLALDVGPHGAREIASGAPNAVGLPAGTMVALVTPGTRLGDVEYGVRPMQGVESWGMAASAKELGVGESSAGLLLFPAGTAAPGTPLHELWAADQVLDVEVTPNRADVLSALGLARDLAAYLGTELVEPEAGPAPSGEGEIRVVLPPRGVTLERDPSGKIRFGCDHFAARTVNGVQNGPAPLWMQRRLTLAGMRSIDLIVDTSNYVMLELGQPTALYDRRDVQGGQIIVSFGLRQGETVRDLLGGEHTVGPEDLLIRDGREVGIPSVAEAFATAGQPKAGQGVLGIAGIMGGDHGHVRADTADVVIESAHFDPVLLRRTSTRLGLKTDAVYRYERGVDPLLAPRAADRVAGLLAACGGGQVHPGATVVGEPELPAPIEATGEQIRALLGMDIPTGEMEAILTRLGCRVTRDGDRLTVTPPSWRVDMALWQDLAEEVARLHGYAGLPETLPTLRVHESNLGAGDESAGRTELRRTLAGLGFQEVVTYTFTSDEEAGKARSERPGVRLRNPLTADRTGMRTALYPSLLRAAGMHPKGERVLLFEIGRVFPASGETERLGLLMRGPLAPATHQPGVAGSFAAFKGLVEAFAAGQGAALEVRQVRGEAVPSALHPGIAGEVVWNGQSVGWLGALHPEVAQEFGLKGDTFVLEVALPLPGRAWGFRDPSRAPAAWRDLAVIAPREVSYGEVAALLRGEAGELLESVQPFDVYEGEQVGEGNRSVAVRLVFRGERTLTDAEVDPVMDRLMDAVRAQGWSIREK; the protein is encoded by the coding sequence ATGAAACTGCCCTACTCCTGGCTCAAGGAACTTGTCCCCGCCCTCCCGCCCGTCTCCGACCTCGAACCCCTCCTCGCCTCGCTGGGCCTGCCGCTGGAGGGGGTGGAGGAGGTGCCTGCCCCAGCCGAGGGGGTCGTGCTCGCCACCGTCACGCAGGCTGAGCCTCTGCCGGGCACCGCGCTGACCCGACTCGCGCTCGACGTGGGGCCGCACGGGGCGCGGGAAATCGCTTCGGGGGCGCCCAACGCGGTGGGTCTTCCCGCCGGAACGATGGTCGCCCTGGTGACCCCCGGCACCCGCCTGGGCGACGTGGAGTACGGCGTGCGCCCGATGCAGGGCGTGGAGTCGTGGGGCATGGCCGCGAGCGCGAAGGAACTTGGGGTCGGGGAGAGCAGCGCCGGACTGCTGCTGTTCCCGGCTGGCACGGCCGCCCCCGGCACGCCCCTGCATGAACTGTGGGCCGCCGACCAAGTGCTCGACGTGGAGGTCACTCCCAACCGCGCCGACGTATTGAGTGCCCTGGGGCTCGCCCGCGACCTCGCCGCGTACCTGGGGACCGAGCTGGTGGAGCCGGAGGCCGGACCCGCCCCCAGCGGGGAGGGCGAGATTCGCGTCGTCCTCCCCCCGCGTGGGGTGACGCTGGAGCGCGACCCGTCGGGCAAGATTCGGTTCGGCTGCGACCACTTCGCGGCCCGGACGGTGAACGGCGTGCAGAACGGCCCCGCGCCCCTGTGGATGCAGCGCCGCCTGACGCTCGCGGGGATGCGCTCCATCGACCTGATCGTGGACACCAGCAACTACGTGATGCTGGAACTCGGCCAGCCCACCGCCCTCTACGACCGCCGCGACGTGCAGGGCGGCCAGATCATCGTCTCCTTCGGGCTGCGGCAGGGCGAGACCGTGCGCGACCTGCTGGGGGGCGAGCACACCGTCGGCCCCGAAGACCTCCTGATCCGCGACGGGCGCGAGGTGGGCATTCCCAGCGTGGCGGAGGCCTTTGCCACGGCGGGCCAGCCGAAAGCGGGTCAGGGCGTCCTGGGCATCGCGGGCATCATGGGCGGCGACCACGGGCACGTGCGGGCGGACACGGCGGACGTGGTCATCGAGTCCGCGCACTTTGACCCCGTGCTGCTGCGCCGCACGAGCACCCGCCTGGGCCTCAAGACCGACGCCGTCTACCGCTACGAGCGCGGGGTAGACCCCCTGCTCGCGCCCCGCGCCGCCGACCGGGTGGCGGGATTGCTCGCGGCGTGCGGGGGCGGTCAGGTCCACCCCGGCGCGACCGTGGTGGGGGAACCCGAACTCCCGGCCCCCATTGAGGCGACGGGCGAGCAGATTCGCGCCCTGCTGGGCATGGACATCCCGACCGGGGAGATGGAGGCCATCCTGACCCGCCTGGGCTGCCGCGTTACGCGCGACGGCGACCGTCTGACCGTTACCCCTCCCTCGTGGCGGGTGGACATGGCCCTGTGGCAGGACCTCGCGGAGGAGGTGGCGCGGCTGCACGGCTACGCGGGGCTGCCCGAGACGCTCCCCACCCTGCGCGTCCACGAGAGCAACCTCGGGGCGGGCGACGAGAGTGCGGGCCGGACAGAGTTGCGTCGTACCCTCGCTGGGCTGGGCTTTCAGGAGGTCGTGACCTACACCTTCACCAGCGACGAGGAGGCCGGGAAGGCCCGCAGCGAGCGCCCCGGCGTGCGGCTGCGTAACCCCCTGACCGCCGACCGCACCGGGATGCGGACCGCCCTCTACCCCAGCCTGCTGCGGGCGGCGGGGATGCACCCCAAGGGCGAGCGCGTGCTCCTGTTCGAGATCGGGCGCGTCTTCCCGGCGTCGGGCGAGACGGAGCGCCTGGGCCTGCTGATGCGCGGCCCGCTCGCCCCGGCGACCCACCAGCCCGGCGTGGCGGGGTCGTTCGCGGCGTTCAAGGGGCTGGTGGAAGCCTTCGCCGCCGGACAGGGTGCAGCGCTGGAGGTGCGGCAGGTGCGCGGCGAGGCGGTGCCGTCCGCCCTGCACCCCGGTATCGCGGGTGAAGTCGTGTGGAACGGCCAAAGCGTGGGCTGGCTGGGCGCCCTACATCCGGAAGTCGCGCAGGAGTTCGGGCTGAAGGGAGACACCTTCGTGCTGGAGGTGGCCCTGCCGCTGCCGGGCCGGGCCTGGGGTTTCCGCGATCCCAGCCGCGCCCCCGCCGCGTGGCGCGACCTCGCCGTGATCGCCCCGCGCGAGGTGAGCTACGGCGAGGTGGCGGCCCTGCTGCGCGGAGAGGCGGGCGAGTTGCTGGAGAGCGTGCAGCCCTTCGACGTGTACGAGGGCGAGCAGGTGGGCGAGGGCAACCGCAGCGTGGCCGTGCGCCTCGTCTTCCGGGGCGAGCGGACCCTCACCGACGCCGAGGTGGACCCCGTGATGGACCGCCTGATGGACGCGGTGCGGGCGCAGGGCTGGAGCATCCGCGAGAAGTAA
- a CDS encoding endonuclease domain-containing protein: MTPEEALLWRHLRGKALGVSFRRQEPMGRYVADFVCYERRLVLELDGSQHLNSETDRERDADMAAHGFETLRFWNNEVRTNLAGVLERIQQVLEARKSL, from the coding sequence ATGACGCCCGAAGAAGCGCTGCTGTGGCGGCACCTGCGCGGCAAGGCGCTGGGCGTCAGCTTTCGGCGGCAGGAACCGATGGGGCGCTATGTGGCCGATTTCGTGTGCTACGAGCGCCGCCTCGTCCTTGAACTGGACGGCAGCCAACACCTGAACAGCGAGACCGACCGGGAACGAGACGCAGACATGGCGGCACACGGTTTCGAAACGCTGCGCTTCTGGAATAACGAGGTCAGAACGAATCTGGCGGGCGTGCTGGAACGAATCCAGCAGGTCTTGGAAGCGAGGAAGAGTCTTTAA
- a CDS encoding NADH:flavin oxidoreductase/NADH oxidase family protein codes for MTAVTDPLTLPCGVTVNNRLLKGAMSEALGTRDHAPRPELPALYARWARGGTGLLLTGNVMVDARALGEPGNVVLEDERHLADFHRWAVQGSRDGAALWMQLNHPGKQAPRGLNAGGTVAPSALPFEGGMARAFATPRELTVPEIHGLTARFARSALLAQRAGFGGVQLHAAHGYLFSQFLSPRHNVRTDEYGGSLENRMRFLLETYDAVREAVGPRFPVGVKLNSSDFVRGGFSEEESLAVVRALGARGCDLIELSGGTYEKPMMMLGRGERGGFFADFSRRARAVAGVPVCVTGGFRDAATIRQALEDGAADMVGLGRPLVLDHTFSARVLRGEDASSGVRPLKTGIRPLDHSGYMEIAWYEDAMRRLARGEEVNAEEAPLLALVRMTAEMGAGAVFRRRRA; via the coding sequence ATGACTGCGGTGACCGATCCCCTGACCCTGCCCTGCGGCGTGACGGTGAATAACCGGCTGCTCAAAGGCGCCATGAGCGAGGCGCTGGGCACCCGCGACCACGCGCCCCGGCCCGAACTGCCCGCCCTGTACGCGCGGTGGGCGCGGGGCGGCACCGGCCTGCTGCTCACCGGAAACGTGATGGTGGACGCCCGCGCCCTGGGGGAACCCGGCAACGTGGTGCTGGAAGACGAGCGGCACCTCGCCGACTTTCACCGCTGGGCGGTGCAGGGGTCGCGGGACGGGGCCGCGCTGTGGATGCAGCTCAACCACCCCGGCAAGCAGGCCCCGCGAGGCCTGAACGCGGGCGGCACGGTGGCCCCCAGCGCCCTGCCCTTTGAGGGCGGAATGGCCCGCGCCTTCGCCACACCGCGCGAGCTGACCGTCCCCGAGATTCACGGACTGACGGCCCGTTTTGCCCGCTCCGCACTGCTCGCACAGCGGGCGGGCTTCGGCGGCGTGCAGCTTCACGCGGCGCACGGCTACCTGTTCTCGCAGTTCCTCTCGCCCCGGCACAACGTCCGCACCGACGAATACGGCGGGAGCCTGGAGAACCGGATGCGCTTCCTGCTGGAGACCTACGACGCGGTCAGAGAGGCGGTGGGGCCGCGCTTTCCGGTGGGCGTCAAGCTCAATTCCTCCGACTTCGTGCGGGGCGGTTTCTCGGAGGAGGAGAGCCTGGCGGTGGTGCGGGCGCTGGGGGCGCGGGGCTGCGACCTGATCGAGCTGTCGGGCGGCACCTACGAGAAACCGATGATGATGCTCGGCCGGGGCGAGCGCGGCGGCTTCTTCGCCGACTTCTCGCGCCGGGCGCGGGCGGTGGCGGGCGTGCCGGTCTGCGTGACCGGGGGCTTCCGCGACGCCGCCACCATCCGGCAGGCGCTGGAGGACGGGGCCGCCGACATGGTGGGCCTGGGCCGCCCGCTGGTGCTCGACCATACCTTCAGCGCACGGGTACTGCGCGGCGAGGATGCGAGCAGCGGAGTCCGGCCTCTGAAGACGGGCATTCGCCCGCTGGACCACAGCGGCTATATGGAAATCGCCTGGTACGAAGACGCGATGCGGCGGCTGGCCCGTGGGGAGGAAGTGAACGCGGAGGAGGCCCCGCTGCTCGCCCTGGTCCGAATGACGGCGGAGATGGGGGCGGGCGCGGTGTTCCGGCGGCGGCGGGCGTAA
- a CDS encoding PLP-dependent transferase: protein MSDARDPFPDRPTPDWPTPDWHYETTAVQSAIPRGLGETVGIPIHQAAAFQFATLEEAQGEFAQGTGLSYARLQNPTVRALEERITALEGGAATVALASGQAATLTAILSVCRAGDHVVSTASLFGGTAGLLNNVLPLMGISATLTANTPEAIAAAMGPGTRLVWAETIGNPAGDVPDLAALAEIAHGQGALLGVDNTWGGVGLLCRPLEHGADLVTHSLTKWAGGHGSVMGGSVTVGTRHDLTRHPIYAEGGEASLLNTRGQAALGWRARWLGAHQLGMTLSPHSAFLIAQGLETLSLRLRHESSTALALAGWLQERPQVGRVSYPGLPGSPHHTLARRYLRGGFGAVLTFEVPDPAAFLARLRVIRIAPNLGDTRTLIVHPWTTTHSRLPEAARTAAGVTPRTLRLSVGLEALEDLQADLAGALG from the coding sequence ATGTCCGACGCCCGCGACCCTTTTCCAGATAGGCCCACTCCCGACTGGCCCACTCCCGACTGGCACTACGAGACGACCGCCGTGCAGAGCGCCATCCCGCGCGGACTGGGCGAGACGGTCGGGATTCCCATTCACCAGGCGGCCGCTTTCCAGTTCGCCACGCTGGAAGAAGCGCAGGGCGAGTTCGCCCAGGGCACCGGCCTGAGCTACGCCCGGCTCCAGAATCCCACCGTGCGGGCGCTGGAGGAGCGGATCACGGCGCTGGAGGGGGGCGCCGCGACCGTCGCCCTCGCCAGCGGGCAGGCGGCGACCCTCACCGCCATCCTGAGCGTGTGCCGCGCCGGGGACCATGTGGTGTCCACCGCCAGCCTGTTCGGCGGCACGGCGGGCCTGCTGAACAACGTGCTGCCGCTGATGGGCATTTCGGCCACCCTGACCGCGAACACGCCGGAGGCCATCGCGGCGGCGATGGGGCCGGGCACCCGGCTGGTCTGGGCCGAGACCATCGGCAACCCCGCCGGGGACGTGCCGGACCTCGCGGCGCTGGCGGAGATCGCGCACGGGCAGGGGGCGCTGCTGGGCGTGGACAACACCTGGGGCGGCGTGGGGTTGCTGTGCCGTCCGCTGGAGCACGGCGCCGATCTCGTGACCCACTCGCTGACCAAATGGGCGGGCGGGCACGGCAGCGTGATGGGCGGCAGCGTGACCGTGGGCACCCGCCACGACCTGACCCGTCACCCGATCTACGCGGAGGGCGGCGAGGCCAGCTTGCTGAACACGCGGGGTCAGGCCGCCCTGGGGTGGCGTGCCCGCTGGTTGGGAGCCCACCAGCTCGGGATGACCCTTTCGCCCCACAGCGCCTTTCTGATCGCGCAGGGCTTGGAGACCCTCTCGCTGCGGCTGCGGCACGAGTCGAGCACGGCGCTCGCGCTGGCCGGGTGGCTTCAGGAGCGCCCGCAGGTCGGCCGCGTGAGTTACCCCGGTCTGCCCGGCAGCCCGCACCACACGCTGGCCCGGCGGTATCTGCGCGGCGGCTTCGGCGCCGTGCTGACCTTTGAGGTGCCCGACCCCGCCGCCTTCCTCGCGCGGCTGCGGGTGATCCGCATCGCGCCCAACCTGGGGGACACCCGCACCCTGATCGTCCACCCCTGGACGACCACCCACAGCCGCCTCCCCGAGGCCGCCCGCACCGCCGCCGGGGTCACGCCGCGCACCCTGCGCCTCAGCGTGGGCCTGGAGGCGCTGGAGGACTTGCAGGCCGACCTGGCCGGGGCACTGGGTTAG
- the pheS gene encoding phenylalanine--tRNA ligase subunit alpha, translating to MREEALQAIQDAPDLPALQAVKTRYVGKNGLITKELGSLGKLPPEERKARGAEINALRQSIEASLTEREAVLKREALDARLASEAIDVTLPGLPLPAGGLHPINRVFEDLTAIYERMGYAVIEGPEVEDEHHNFEALNVPWYHPARDLQDTFWLEDGRLLRTHTSPMQVRYMVEHEPPLRIVVRGKVYRYEATDATHEAMFHQLEGLVVGDGISMADLKGTIAEMARGLYGPGAKVRFQPSYYPFVEPGADFAVWWENPRGESKWLELGGCGMVHPSVFKAVDDLREAAGKERVYEGKTGFAFGLGPERIAMLKYGIPDIRYFYANDPRVLGQFRGELG from the coding sequence ATGAGAGAAGAAGCCTTACAAGCCATTCAAGACGCCCCCGACCTCCCCGCCCTGCAAGCGGTCAAGACCCGCTATGTGGGCAAGAACGGCCTGATCACCAAGGAACTCGGCAGCCTGGGCAAGCTGCCCCCGGAGGAGCGCAAGGCCCGCGGCGCCGAGATCAACGCCCTGCGCCAGTCCATCGAGGCGTCTCTCACGGAGCGGGAAGCCGTGCTCAAGCGCGAGGCGCTGGACGCCCGCCTCGCCTCCGAAGCCATCGACGTGACCCTGCCCGGCCTTCCCCTCCCGGCGGGCGGGCTGCACCCCATCAACCGCGTCTTCGAGGACCTGACGGCCATCTACGAGCGGATGGGGTATGCCGTGATCGAGGGGCCGGAGGTCGAAGACGAGCATCACAACTTCGAGGCGCTCAACGTGCCGTGGTACCACCCCGCCCGCGACCTTCAGGACACCTTCTGGCTGGAGGACGGACGGTTGCTGCGCACCCACACCTCGCCCATGCAGGTGCGCTACATGGTCGAGCACGAGCCGCCCCTGAGGATCGTCGTGCGCGGCAAGGTCTACCGCTACGAGGCCACCGACGCCACCCACGAGGCGATGTTTCACCAGCTCGAGGGCCTCGTCGTGGGCGACGGCATCTCGATGGCCGACCTCAAGGGCACGATTGCCGAGATGGCGCGGGGCCTGTACGGGCCGGGCGCGAAGGTGCGCTTTCAGCCCTCCTATTACCCCTTCGTGGAGCCGGGCGCCGACTTCGCCGTGTGGTGGGAGAACCCGCGCGGCGAGAGCAAGTGGCTGGAGCTCGGCGGCTGCGGCATGGTCCACCCCAGCGTCTTCAAGGCGGTGGACGACCTGCGCGAGGCGGCGGGCAAGGAGCGCGTGTACGAGGGCAAGACCGGTTTCGCCTTTGGGCTGGGGCCGGAGCGCATCGCCATGCTGAAGTACGGGATTCCCGATATCCGCTACTTCTACGCGAATGACCCGCGCGTGCTGGGGCAGTTCCGGGGGGAGCTGGGGTGA
- a CDS encoding NUDIX domain-containing protein — MSYLGELRAVWGSAPLISVGVSVLIQDETGRILLQRRGDDGLWGVVGGGLEPGESFLEAAHRELLEETGLSCPDLAPLPLAEGLVSGPEFYHRYPNGHEIYLVGMRTHGSLPAAALAHAAPDDSGETLELRWFGLNDLPPLSSNINRVNMNVLRLRAGLPALPLLPFPATPSHDDHLARLRAAVGPRPLFAPGASVLVDDNQGRLLLLRHARTGQWVLPGGKLHPGESFEACARRELHEETGLWAERLTPTALLQGPEFRYEDASGPWDSVGVLYRAQGVTGKLTLPEGEITGARWWAAGEVDGADLLGLYTRRAVETWRGRASLVP; from the coding sequence ATGTCCTACCTGGGAGAATTGCGCGCCGTGTGGGGAAGTGCGCCGCTGATCTCGGTCGGCGTGAGCGTGCTGATTCAGGACGAAACGGGCCGCATCCTGCTGCAACGCCGGGGAGACGACGGGCTGTGGGGCGTGGTCGGCGGCGGACTGGAACCCGGCGAGAGCTTTCTGGAGGCCGCGCACCGGGAGCTGCTGGAGGAAACGGGGCTGAGTTGCCCGGACCTCGCGCCCCTGCCGCTGGCAGAAGGGCTGGTGAGCGGCCCGGAGTTCTATCACCGTTACCCCAACGGCCACGAGATTTATCTGGTCGGAATGCGGACGCACGGCAGCCTGCCTGCGGCGGCCCTCGCGCACGCCGCACCGGACGACAGCGGCGAGACGCTGGAACTGCGCTGGTTCGGACTGAATGACCTGCCGCCGCTGAGCAGCAACATCAACCGCGTCAATATGAATGTTTTGCGTCTCCGGGCGGGCCTGCCTGCTCTGCCGCTTCTCCCCTTTCCGGCAACCCCATCCCACGACGACCACCTGGCGCGGTTGCGGGCGGCGGTCGGCCCCCGCCCCCTCTTCGCCCCCGGCGCGAGCGTGCTGGTCGATGACAATCAGGGACGCCTCCTCCTACTCCGGCACGCCCGCACCGGGCAGTGGGTGCTGCCGGGCGGCAAACTGCACCCTGGCGAGAGCTTCGAGGCCTGTGCCCGCCGGGAACTGCATGAGGAAACGGGCCTGTGGGCCGAGCGGCTGACGCCCACCGCGCTCCTGCAAGGGCCGGAGTTCCGCTACGAGGACGCCTCCGGCCCCTGGGACAGCGTGGGCGTACTGTACCGGGCACAGGGCGTCACGGGGAAACTCACCCTGCCGGAAGGCGAGATCACGGGGGCACGGTGGTGGGCGGCTGGCGAGGTGGACGGGGCCGACCTGCTGGGCCTCTACACCCGGCGGGCGGTGGAGACGTGGCGGGGCCGCGCTAGCCTCGTGCCATGA
- a CDS encoding cysteine hydrolase family protein, translating to MTPTAPTLRDQATQQAELLERWLADLSALTLNAPPERVAVVCVDLIEGFTRQGPLASPRVAAIIPRVTGLIRSLLDAGVPAGNVVLVQDSHPGDAREFAAYPPHCVVGTPQAEAVAELQAFPEFGRFRHFQKNSIASHTSPEFRAWLEERGAEFDAVIAVGDVTDLCLYTLALHLVTDGMARQLGRTVVVPEPCAQTWDAPGHPGDLYHALFLHQLERNGVRVVSGVRLG from the coding sequence ATGACCCCCACTGCCCCGACCCTGCGCGATCAGGCGACCCAGCAGGCCGAACTGCTGGAGCGCTGGCTGGCCGACCTCTCCGCGCTCACGCTGAACGCCCCGCCCGAGCGGGTCGCGGTCGTGTGCGTGGACCTGATCGAGGGTTTTACCCGTCAGGGACCCCTCGCCAGCCCCCGGGTGGCGGCGATCATTCCGCGCGTGACCGGGCTGATCCGCTCGCTGCTGGACGCCGGAGTCCCGGCCGGAAATGTCGTGCTGGTGCAGGACTCGCATCCCGGAGATGCCCGCGAGTTCGCCGCCTACCCGCCGCACTGCGTCGTGGGTACCCCCCAGGCCGAGGCGGTGGCCGAGTTGCAGGCGTTCCCCGAGTTCGGCCGCTTCCGGCACTTCCAGAAGAACAGCATCGCCAGCCACACCAGCCCCGAGTTCCGGGCGTGGCTGGAGGAGCGGGGCGCCGAGTTCGACGCCGTGATCGCCGTGGGCGACGTGACCGACCTGTGCCTGTACACGCTCGCCCTGCACCTCGTGACGGACGGAATGGCGCGTCAGCTGGGCCGCACCGTCGTCGTGCCCGAACCCTGCGCCCAGACCTGGGACGCGCCCGGTCACCCCGGCGACCTCTACCACGCCCTCTTTCTGCACCAACTGGAGCGCAACGGGGTGCGGGTCGTCAGCGGGGTCCGGCTGGGCTGA
- a CDS encoding NUDIX domain-containing protein: MTAPAPSHRFGVYIGRFQPPHTAHLRVMVEALENVGTLVVVIGSAHAPRTLKNPWTAGERQEVIGAMLREAGVDPARVRFAAVPDHPYDEDRWLAAVRAGVAAHTGEDGDVALIGHLKDDSSYYLRSFPDWPFLPTAVVSPLSATDVRRAYFAGELESVAGMVPPAVHAWLEAFRGTPEFAELEADAAWLRAAQAEAGTWPPLRVEALAAVRDPAGRVLLTRRDERPGRGLLALPGSEVLPSETLAAAARRAAAGALGVTPDDPALTLSPTPATVYDAPGRSPRGRVIAHVFGFEWTGATGAKEWTSPRDALAHPEAYFEDTHALLEQALSPAGPR, translated from the coding sequence ATGACCGCGCCTGCCCCGTCCCACCGCTTCGGCGTCTATATCGGCCGCTTTCAGCCCCCCCACACCGCCCACCTGCGGGTGATGGTGGAGGCGCTGGAGAACGTCGGGACGCTGGTCGTGGTGATCGGCAGCGCCCACGCGCCGCGCACCCTCAAGAACCCCTGGACGGCCGGGGAGCGGCAGGAGGTGATCGGCGCGATGCTGCGGGAGGCGGGCGTGGACCCTGCGCGGGTGCGCTTCGCCGCCGTGCCCGACCACCCCTACGACGAGGACCGCTGGCTGGCAGCGGTGCGGGCTGGGGTCGCGGCCCATACCGGAGAGGACGGCGACGTGGCGCTGATCGGCCACCTCAAGGACGACAGCAGCTACTACCTGCGTTCCTTTCCGGACTGGCCCTTCCTGCCCACCGCTGTCGTCAGCCCGCTGAGCGCGACCGACGTGCGCCGGGCCTACTTCGCGGGCGAGCTGGAATCGGTGGCCGGGATGGTCCCCCCCGCCGTCCACGCCTGGCTGGAGGCATTCCGGGGGACCCCCGAGTTCGCGGAGCTGGAGGCCGACGCCGCGTGGCTGCGGGCGGCGCAGGCGGAGGCCGGGACGTGGCCGCCCCTGCGGGTGGAGGCGCTCGCGGCCGTGCGGGACCCGGCGGGGCGCGTGCTGCTCACGCGGCGGGACGAGCGGCCCGGACGCGGCCTGCTGGCCCTGCCGGGGTCGGAGGTTCTGCCGAGCGAGACGCTCGCGGCGGCGGCGCGGCGGGCAGCGGCGGGGGCGCTGGGGGTCACCCCGGACGACCCGGCGCTGACCCTCTCCCCTACCCCGGCCACCGTGTACGACGCGCCGGGCCGCAGCCCACGGGGCCGGGTGATCGCGCACGTGTTCGGGTTCGAGTGGACTGGAGCGACTGGGGCCAAGGAGTGGACCTCTCCACGCGACGCCCTCGCCCACCCCGAAGCCTATTTCGAGGACACCCATGCCCTCCTCGAACAGGCGCTCAGCCCAGCCGGACCCCGCTGA
- a CDS encoding NUDIX domain-containing protein has product MRARAVGILFNPHGEVLLMRRRKAGRVYATLPGGGIEGGETPAEACAREMLEEVNLVVEPLREVLTLENLGNREHYFLTRLLSGEMRLGDGPEGVRHSDENWYSPEWVGLERLDEVNLVPEGVRGLVREMGEKR; this is encoded by the coding sequence GTGAGAGCCAGAGCCGTCGGCATCCTCTTCAACCCCCACGGCGAAGTCCTCCTGATGCGCCGCCGCAAGGCAGGCCGCGTCTACGCCACCCTTCCCGGTGGCGGCATTGAGGGGGGCGAGACGCCCGCCGAAGCCTGCGCCCGCGAGATGCTGGAGGAAGTCAACCTCGTCGTGGAACCCCTGCGCGAAGTCCTGACGTTAGAAAACCTCGGCAACCGCGAGCACTACTTCCTGACCCGCCTCCTGTCCGGCGAGATGCGCCTGGGGGACGGTCCCGAAGGCGTGCGCCACAGCGACGAGAACTGGTATTCGCCCGAATGGGTGGGGCTGGAGCGGCTGGACGAGGTGAATCTGGTACCGGAGGGTGTTCGGGGGCTGGTGCGGGAGATGGGGGAGAAGAGGTGA